A single region of the Streptomyces virginiae genome encodes:
- a CDS encoding protein kinase, producing the protein MEEYAGRILAGRYRLPLPPSDEYELIETRAFDTRSGQEVLVRQVPLPEVVDAELLDGPRAVPAARRSPADLPAVRRAIEAAQAAASIPDHPRLDQVFDVFAEGDSLWIVSELVPARPLAALIADEPLSPYRAAEVASDVLTALRVLHGHGWTHRNITVRTVLVCEDGRVVLTGLAAGAAEEALCGYDPVPSAEDTDGGAGWGTAQAPAPTPAPVPTSPPIAVSPPVPPPRPAPDPFPDPTPPAAGQVELTYAPLVAPGYDTGPRYTDHITPDRPQDRPELQAAARAGVVAAYRAGARAAAARVVEEQRRAGTAGEIESGGSPERRPAGSTLPQGYSYPYGGPETGATAPWHGATPRRAELPAAAPGREPEPTPEPLPPYATVQPHPDPHLEPQHPEPHPEPEPRQAQPERPVLPARIALPQGYRQAEEPNRTAPDQPQPTGFDAGTGRSGPRTGLDAERARQTRMAVVGAVTERWAPEQAGPVHGHWQLAAPVGPATDLWALGALLYRAVQGHAPYPEDSVAELVEMVCAEPPAFAEECGALRPVVESLLRQDPTERPDFEELRGWLRSLVRSAPEPDAGFGMLPMPEPDPARLPVVRRRGEVHGRHRNPSAPRKPRALGRILLVGILTLLAGAVAYAILFMPRAADQDPAGATQGGTAQTPAKPSPSQVPTGTPESKPAPQTTAPVESQAAPAPAPAGYTNQQDPEHFEIAVPNGWERRGINESGQVRYTDGQFVLTVVPGRDKVQGNPDPAAYQKDKEPELTPYRTSTWSTVGDVKTTKVGQQLRATGRYTWIDGTGRNVFARNYVVALGGSYHVVLVTGPEDEQTKVTEVFEKATASYKAGG; encoded by the coding sequence GTGGAGGAGTACGCGGGCCGGATCCTGGCCGGCCGCTACCGCCTGCCGCTGCCGCCGTCCGACGAGTACGAACTGATAGAGACCCGCGCCTTCGACACCCGCAGCGGGCAGGAAGTCCTCGTACGGCAGGTGCCGTTGCCGGAGGTCGTGGACGCCGAGCTGCTGGACGGGCCGCGGGCCGTGCCGGCGGCGCGCCGCTCGCCCGCCGATCTGCCGGCTGTGCGCCGCGCCATCGAGGCGGCGCAGGCGGCCGCCTCGATCCCGGACCATCCGCGGCTGGACCAGGTCTTCGACGTGTTCGCCGAGGGCGACTCCCTGTGGATAGTGAGCGAACTCGTCCCGGCCAGGCCGCTGGCCGCGCTGATAGCCGATGAACCCCTGAGCCCCTACCGGGCCGCCGAGGTGGCCTCGGACGTGCTGACCGCGCTGCGGGTGCTGCACGGGCACGGCTGGACGCACCGGAACATCACCGTCCGGACGGTGTTGGTGTGCGAGGACGGTCGCGTCGTGCTGACGGGCCTCGCGGCGGGCGCGGCGGAGGAGGCCCTGTGCGGGTACGACCCCGTCCCGAGCGCCGAGGACACCGACGGCGGCGCGGGGTGGGGTACCGCCCAGGCCCCCGCACCCACCCCCGCCCCGGTCCCGACGTCGCCCCCGATCGCAGTGTCCCCGCCGGTCCCGCCCCCGCGTCCCGCCCCGGACCCCTTCCCGGACCCGACGCCGCCCGCCGCCGGACAGGTGGAGCTCACGTACGCGCCGCTCGTGGCCCCCGGTTACGACACCGGGCCGCGGTACACCGATCACATCACCCCCGATCGCCCGCAGGACCGCCCCGAACTCCAGGCGGCCGCGCGGGCCGGGGTCGTCGCCGCCTACCGGGCCGGGGCGCGGGCGGCCGCCGCCCGGGTGGTCGAGGAGCAGCGCCGCGCCGGGACGGCCGGCGAGATCGAGTCCGGCGGCTCACCGGAGCGCCGGCCCGCGGGATCGACCCTCCCGCAGGGGTACTCGTACCCGTACGGGGGCCCGGAGACCGGCGCCACCGCCCCCTGGCACGGCGCGACCCCCCGCCGGGCGGAGCTGCCCGCGGCCGCTCCCGGGCGGGAGCCGGAGCCGACCCCCGAACCCCTGCCGCCGTACGCCACCGTCCAGCCGCACCCGGATCCGCACCTGGAACCGCAGCACCCGGAACCGCACCCGGAACCGGAGCCCCGGCAGGCGCAGCCCGAGCGCCCGGTCCTGCCCGCCCGGATCGCCCTGCCCCAGGGCTATCGGCAGGCCGAGGAGCCGAACCGGACCGCCCCCGACCAGCCGCAGCCCACCGGCTTCGACGCCGGCACCGGCCGGTCCGGCCCCCGGACCGGTCTGGACGCCGAGCGCGCGCGGCAGACCCGGATGGCCGTCGTCGGCGCCGTCACCGAGCGGTGGGCCCCCGAGCAGGCCGGTCCCGTGCACGGGCACTGGCAGCTCGCCGCCCCCGTCGGGCCCGCCACCGACCTGTGGGCGCTCGGCGCGCTGCTCTACCGCGCCGTCCAGGGGCATGCCCCGTACCCGGAGGACAGCGTCGCCGAGCTGGTCGAGATGGTGTGCGCGGAGCCGCCCGCCTTCGCCGAGGAGTGCGGGGCGCTGCGGCCGGTCGTGGAGTCGCTGCTGCGCCAGGACCCCACCGAGCGACCCGACTTCGAGGAGCTGCGCGGCTGGCTGCGCTCGCTCGTACGGTCCGCGCCCGAGCCGGACGCCGGGTTCGGGATGCTTCCGATGCCGGAGCCGGATCCGGCGCGGCTGCCCGTCGTACGCCGCCGCGGTGAGGTCCACGGGCGGCACCGCAATCCCTCGGCCCCACGCAAGCCGCGCGCCCTCGGCCGGATCCTGCTCGTCGGGATCCTGACCCTCCTCGCCGGCGCGGTGGCGTACGCGATCCTGTTCATGCCCCGGGCCGCAGATCAGGACCCCGCGGGCGCCACCCAGGGCGGCACCGCCCAGACACCGGCGAAGCCGAGTCCCTCCCAGGTCCCCACGGGCACGCCCGAGTCCAAGCCCGCCCCGCAGACGACCGCGCCCGTCGAATCGCAGGCCGCCCCGGCCCCCGCCCCGGCCGGGTACACCAACCAACAGGACCCGGAGCACTTCGAGATCGCCGTGCCCAACGGCTGGGAGCGTCGCGGAATCAATGAGTCCGGTCAGGTCCGTTACACCGACGGGCAGTTCGTGCTGACCGTCGTCCCCGGCCGCGACAAGGTCCAGGGCAATCCGGACCCGGCGGCCTACCAGAAGGACAAGGAGCCGGAACTGACCCCGTACCGGACCTCCACCTGGTCGACCGTCGGCGATGTGAAGACCACCAAGGTGGGTCAGCAACTGCGCGCGACGGGCCGGTACACGTGGATCGACGGCACCGGTCGCAACGTCTTCGCCCGCAACTACGTCGTGGCGCTGGGCGGCAGTTACCACGTCGTCCTCGTCACCGGTCCGGAGGACGAACAGACCAAGGTCACCGAAGTCTTCGAAAAGGCCACGGCGAGTTACAAGGCGGGCGGTTGA